One genomic window of candidate division KSB1 bacterium includes the following:
- a CDS encoding AAA family ATPase, whose product MSDDKRIPNPAEIQREVAEFLKSKYGDRIFIPPQPDLASDEEAPRTEKRGVGRIRFDMKPEELEAYLKEYVIGQDEALEILATKICTHFNRMRLEMENQLEDLVGNIKPNILMIGPTGVGKTYMIRLIAKKIGVPFVKADAT is encoded by the coding sequence ATGTCGGATGACAAGAGAATCCCCAATCCAGCGGAGATCCAGAGGGAGGTCGCCGAATTTCTCAAGTCCAAGTACGGTGACCGCATTTTCATCCCGCCCCAGCCAGACCTCGCGAGCGACGAGGAGGCCCCGCGGACCGAGAAAAGGGGAGTGGGGAGGATCCGCTTTGATATGAAGCCCGAGGAACTCGAGGCTTACCTCAAGGAATACGTGATCGGGCAGGACGAGGCCCTCGAGATCCTCGCCACAAAGATCTGCACCCATTTCAACCGCATGCGCCTCGAGATGGAGAATCAGCTTGAGGATCTCGTGGGCAACATCAAGCCCAATATCCTCATGATTGGACCGACCGGGGTAGGAAAGACCTACATGATCCGCCTCATCGCCAAGAAAATCGGGGTCCCGTTCGTCAAGGCCGACGCGACCA